In a genomic window of Thiosocius teredinicola:
- the gyrA gene encoding DNA gyrase subunit A codes for MSEFAKEILPVNLEDEMQQSYLDYAMSVIVGRALPDVRDGLKPVHRRVLFAMGELGNDWNKPYKKSARVVGDVIGKYHPHGDTAVYDTIVRMAQPFSLRYMLVDGQGNFGSVDGDAAAAMRYTEVRMAKIAHELLADIDKETVDFVPNYDESEHEPQVLPAKIPNLLINGSSGIAVGMATNIPPHNLTEVISACIKVIEEPAVSIDELMEIVPGPDFPTAGIINGVSGVREAYRTGRGKVYIRARTSVEDMDGGKQRIVVTELPYQVNKARLLEKIAELVKDKKLEGITDLRDESDKDGMRMVLELRRGEVAEVVLNNLFQQTQMQNVFGINVVALVDGQPRTLNLKQLLEYFIRHRREVVTRRTLYDLRKARERAHILEGWAVALANIDEVIAVIKAAASPAEAKKELVEHTWQSGTVEAMLARAGADASRPEDLPDGFGLTDAGYRLTETQAQAILDLRLQKLTGLEQDKIISEFQEILDKIADLLEILSSPDRLMQVIKDELTDIREQFGDERRSEIVVNQMDLTLEDLITEEDVVVTLSHQGYAKSQPIGDYRAQRRGGRGKTATSTKDEDFVEKLFVANTHDTILCFSSRGKCYWLKVYELPQAGRTARGRPMVNLLPLEQGERINAVLPVREYAEDLFIFMATASGTVKKTPLIDFSRPRSSGIIAVDLREDDQLIGVDVTDGSQSIMLFTSAGKAIRFQESDVRAMGRTACGVRGVKLGKDQRVISLIIGNEGDVMTVTENGYGKRTPIDQFPIKGRGGMGVISIKTSERNGDQVGAVRVDEEDEMMLITNGGTLVRTRVADVSRMGRDTQGVTMIRLSSDEKLIGIERIEALEGDEDEGVEDTEGAGPDDAAEQPEGGDED; via the coding sequence ATGAGCGAATTCGCTAAGGAAATCCTCCCCGTCAATCTCGAAGACGAGATGCAGCAGTCCTATCTGGACTATGCGATGAGCGTCATCGTCGGGCGCGCACTGCCCGATGTGCGCGACGGCCTCAAGCCGGTACACCGACGCGTTCTGTTCGCCATGGGTGAGTTGGGCAACGACTGGAACAAGCCATACAAGAAATCCGCGCGCGTCGTCGGTGATGTCATCGGTAAGTATCACCCACACGGTGATACCGCCGTGTACGACACCATCGTGCGTATGGCGCAGCCGTTCTCGCTGCGCTACATGCTGGTCGACGGGCAGGGCAACTTCGGCTCGGTGGATGGCGACGCCGCCGCGGCAATGCGTTACACCGAAGTGCGCATGGCGAAGATCGCACATGAACTGCTCGCCGACATCGACAAGGAAACGGTCGACTTCGTACCCAACTACGACGAGTCGGAGCACGAGCCGCAGGTACTGCCGGCCAAGATTCCGAACCTGTTGATCAACGGGTCGTCGGGTATCGCGGTCGGCATGGCGACCAACATTCCGCCGCACAACCTGACCGAAGTGATCAGTGCCTGCATCAAGGTCATCGAAGAACCGGCGGTCAGCATCGACGAACTGATGGAGATCGTACCGGGTCCGGATTTCCCGACCGCCGGCATCATCAACGGTGTTAGCGGCGTGCGCGAGGCGTATCGCACCGGGCGCGGCAAGGTCTACATCCGCGCGCGCACCTCGGTCGAAGACATGGATGGCGGCAAGCAGCGCATCGTCGTCACTGAGCTGCCGTACCAGGTCAACAAGGCGCGGCTGCTGGAAAAGATCGCCGAGCTGGTCAAAGACAAGAAGCTTGAAGGTATCACCGACCTGCGCGACGAGTCCGACAAGGACGGCATGCGCATGGTGCTCGAGCTGCGCCGCGGCGAGGTCGCCGAGGTGGTGCTGAACAACCTGTTCCAGCAGACCCAGATGCAGAACGTGTTCGGCATCAACGTGGTCGCGCTGGTCGACGGTCAGCCGCGCACGCTGAACCTCAAGCAACTGCTCGAATACTTCATCCGCCACCGTCGCGAGGTCGTCACACGGCGCACCCTGTACGATCTGCGCAAGGCGCGCGAGCGGGCGCACATTCTTGAAGGCTGGGCGGTCGCGCTGGCCAACATCGATGAGGTCATCGCAGTCATCAAGGCGGCAGCGAGTCCTGCCGAGGCCAAGAAAGAACTGGTCGAGCACACCTGGCAGTCCGGTACCGTCGAGGCGATGTTGGCGCGCGCCGGCGCGGACGCCTCGCGCCCCGAGGATCTGCCGGATGGCTTCGGTCTGACCGATGCAGGCTACCGCCTGACCGAGACCCAGGCGCAAGCGATCCTCGACCTGCGGCTGCAGAAGTTGACGGGTCTCGAGCAAGACAAAATTATCAGTGAATTCCAAGAGATACTGGATAAAATTGCCGATCTACTTGAGATTCTTTCCAGTCCCGATCGCTTGATGCAGGTGATCAAGGACGAGCTGACCGACATCCGCGAGCAGTTCGGTGACGAGCGCCGCAGCGAGATCGTGGTCAACCAGATGGACCTGACGCTGGAAGATCTGATCACCGAGGAAGACGTGGTCGTGACCCTGTCGCACCAGGGCTACGCCAAGTCGCAACCGATCGGCGACTACCGGGCGCAGCGCCGCGGCGGTCGCGGCAAGACGGCAACCTCCACCAAGGACGAGGACTTCGTCGAGAAGCTGTTCGTCGCCAACACCCACGACACCATTCTGTGCTTCTCCAGCCGCGGCAAGTGCTACTGGCTGAAGGTCTACGAGTTGCCGCAGGCCGGTCGAACGGCACGCGGTCGGCCGATGGTCAACCTGTTGCCGTTGGAGCAGGGCGAGCGCATCAACGCGGTGCTGCCGGTGCGCGAATACGCCGAAGACCTGTTCATCTTCATGGCGACCGCCTCGGGCACGGTCAAGAAGACCCCGCTGATCGATTTCTCGCGGCCGCGTTCGAGCGGCATCATCGCCGTCGATCTGCGCGAAGACGATCAATTGATCGGCGTGGACGTCACCGACGGCTCGCAAAGCATCATGCTGTTCACCTCGGCCGGCAAAGCGATTCGTTTCCAGGAATCGGACGTGCGCGCCATGGGTCGCACCGCGTGCGGTGTGCGTGGTGTGAAGCTCGGCAAGGATCAGCGCGTGATCTCGCTGATCATCGGCAATGAAGGCGATGTGATGACCGTCACCGAGAACGGCTACGGTAAGCGCACGCCGATCGATCAGTTCCCGATCAAAGGTCGCGGCGGCATGGGCGTGATCTCGATCAAGACCTCGGAGCGCAACGGCGACCAGGTCGGCGCGGTCAGGGTCGACGAAGAAGACGAGATGATGCTGATCACCAACGGCGGCACCCTGGTGCGCACCCGCGTGGCCGACGTGTCGCGCATGGGTCGTGATACCCAGGGCGTGACCATGATCCGCTTGTCGAGCGACGAGAAGTTGATCGGCATCGAGCGCATCGAGGCCTTGGAAGGGGACGAGGACGAAGGCGTCGAAGATACGGAAGGTGCCGGCCCGGACGACGCTGCTGAGCAGCCAGAGGGCGGCGACGAGGATTGA
- the soxA gene encoding sulfur oxidation c-type cytochrome SoxA, producing the protein MTRLLAALFVVLAAPALNAEPISGYEFLDESTRAMQDDEFENPGMVAVDRGRELFNEQREDEIASCATCHGEDGVDLNTEAIAQYPVFNPNIGGLLTLQERINHCYEIKLDRFPLVSGHADLIALETFVRFTARGETVNVQTEGDMAPLIEQGKKLYETRFGQIDMSCSHCHVQHQGQMLRGQKLSQGQANGFPEYRLGKGRITSLHQRLTECFVSFRAEPFEPGSQEYKLIELYVMSRGNGLKIETPAVRF; encoded by the coding sequence GTGACCCGCTTACTCGCAGCCTTATTCGTTGTGCTCGCTGCGCCCGCATTGAACGCGGAGCCGATCAGCGGCTATGAGTTTCTCGATGAAAGCACGCGCGCCATGCAGGACGACGAGTTCGAGAACCCCGGCATGGTGGCGGTCGATCGCGGCCGTGAACTGTTCAACGAACAACGCGAAGACGAGATCGCCAGTTGCGCCACCTGCCACGGCGAAGACGGTGTCGACCTGAATACCGAGGCGATCGCGCAGTACCCGGTCTTCAATCCGAACATCGGCGGCCTGCTGACCCTGCAGGAACGCATCAATCACTGTTACGAGATCAAGCTCGACCGTTTTCCGCTGGTGTCCGGACATGCCGACCTGATCGCCCTGGAGACCTTCGTGCGTTTCACGGCGCGCGGCGAGACGGTGAACGTGCAGACCGAGGGTGACATGGCGCCGCTGATCGAACAGGGCAAGAAGCTGTACGAGACACGCTTCGGCCAGATCGACATGTCGTGCTCGCACTGCCATGTGCAGCACCAGGGCCAGATGTTGCGTGGCCAGAAACTCAGCCAGGGGCAGGCCAATGGCTTTCCGGAATACCGCCTCGGCAAGGGCCGGATCACCAGTCTGCATCAGCGCCTGACCGAGTGTTTCGTCTCGTTCCGCGCCGAGCCATTTGAGCCGGGCTCGCAGGAATACAAACTGATCGAGCTGTACGTGATGTCGCGTGGCAACGGGCTGAAGATCGAGACCCCGGCGGTCAGATTCTAA